Proteins from one Mesoplodon densirostris isolate mMesDen1 chromosome 1, mMesDen1 primary haplotype, whole genome shotgun sequence genomic window:
- the ANKRD50 gene encoding ankyrin repeat domain-containing protein 50 isoform X2: MKPPQQSLYLLVDSVDEGCNVTEGEQTSTSLSGTVAELLAGHHEFFPPWLLLLCSARKQSKAVTKMFTGFRKISLDDLRKAYIVKDVQQYILHRLDQEEALRQHLTKETAEMLNQLHIKSSGCFLYLERVLDGVVENFIMLREIRDIPGTLNGLYLWLCQRLFVRKQFAKVQPILNVILAACRPLTITELYHAVWTKSMSLSLEDFQRKLDILSKLLVDGLGDTKILFHYSFAEWLLDVKHCTQKYLCNAAEGHRMLAMSYTCQAKNLTPLEAQEFALHLINSNLQLETAELALWMIWNGTPVRDSLSTLIPKEQEVLQLLVKAGAHVNSEDDRTSCIVRQALEREDSIRTLLDNGASVNQCDSNGRTLLANAAYSGNLDVVNLLVSRGADLEIEDAHGHTPLTLAARQGHTKVVNCLIGCGANINHTDQDGWTALRSAAWGGHTEVVSALLYAGVKVDCADADSRTALRAAAWGGHEDIVLNLLQHGAEVNKADNEGRTALIAAAYMGHREIVEHLLDHGAEVNHEDVDGRTALSVAALCVPASKGHASVVSLLIDRGAEVDHCDKDGMTPLLVAAYEGHVDVVDLLLEGGADVDHTDNNGRTPLLAAASMGHASVVNTLLFWGAAVDSIDSEGRTVLSIASAQGNVEVVRTLLDRGLDENHRDDAGWTPLHMAAFEGHRLICEALIEQGARTNEIDNDGRIPFILASQEGHYDCVQVLLENKSNIDHRGYDGRNALRVAALEGHRDIVELLFSHGADVNYKDADGRPTLYILALENQLTMAEYFLENGANVEASDAEGRTALHVSCWQGHLEMVQVLITYHADVNAADNEKRSALQSAAWQGHVKVVQLLIEHGAMVDHTCNQGATALCIAAQEGHIDVVQVLLEHGADPNHADQFGRTAMRVAAKNGHSQIIKLLEKYGASSLNGCSPSPVHTMEQKPLQSVSSKMQSLTIKSNSSGSTGGGDMQPSLRGLPNGPAHAFSSPSESPDSTVDRQKSSLSNNSLKSSKNSSLRTTSSTATAQTVPIDSFHSLSFTEQIQQHSLPRSRSRQSIVSPSSTTQSLGQSHHSPSSEFEWSQVKPSLKSTKTNKGGKSENANKSGSAGKKTKQNNSSQPKVLEYEMTQFDKRGPTAKSGTSAPSKQMPAESQCKIIPSAQQEIGRSQQQFLIHQQSGEQKKRNGIMTNPNYHLQSNQVFLGRVSVPRTVQDRGHQEVLEGYPSSETELSLKQALKLQIEGSDPSFNYKKETPL; this comes from the exons ATGAAGCCTCCCCAGCAAAGCCTCTATCTGCTTGTGGATTCTGTGGATGAAGGGTGTAATGTTACCGAAGGTGAACAGACGTCTACCAGCTTATCTGGGACTGTGGCAGAGCTTTTAGCTGGTCACCACGAGTTCTTTCCACCATGGCTATTACTTCTCTGTTCTGCCCGGAAACAGAGCAAAGCTGTTACTAAAATGTTTACCG GTTTTCGAAAAATAAGTTTAGATGACCTTCGGAAGGCATATATCGTTAAGGATGTTCAGCAGTACATTCTTCATCGCTTAGATCAAGAAGAAGCTTTGCGACAACACCTCACAAAAGAAACTGCAGAGATGTTAAATCAACTGCACATTAAGAGCAGCGGATGTTTTCTTTATCTAGAACGAGTTCTCGATGGAGTTGtagaaaattttattatgttaagaGAGATTCGTGACATCCCAGGAACTCTAAATGGTCTGTATCTCTGGCTGTGTCAGAGACTTTTTGTAAGAAAACAGTTTGCAAAGGTTCAGCCTATTTTGAATGTGATTCTTGCCGCCTGCCGACCTCTGACCATAACGGAATTATATCATGCAGTATGGACCAAAAGTATGTCATTAAGCTTGGAAGACTTTCAGCGCAAGTTAGATATCCTCTCCAAACTTCTTGTTGATGGACTAGGAGACACTAAAATACTGTTTCACTATAGTTTTGCAGAGTGGCTTCTGGACGTGAAACACTGCACTCAGAAGTATTTATGTAATGCAGCAGAAGGACACCGAATGTTGGCTATGAGTTATACCTGTCAAGCCAAGAATTTAACACCATTGGAAGCACAAGAATTTGCATTGCACTTAATTAATTCAAACTTACAGTTAGAGACAGCTGAGTTAGCTCTGTGGATGATATGGAATGGTACACCTGTCAGAGACTCCCTGTCTACACTAATACCCAAGGAGCAAGAAGTGCTACAGCTGTTGGTGAAAGCTGGTGCTCATGTCAACAGTGAAGATGATCGCACATCATGTATAGTCCGACAAGCCTTAGAAAGAGAGGATTCCATTCGGACATTATTAGATAATGGAGCATCAGTAAATCAGTGTGATTCAAATGGGAGAACATTACTGGCTAATGCTGCTTACAGTGGCAACCTTGATGTAGTGAATTTACTCGTCTCTAGGGGAGCAGATTTAGAGATAGAAGATGCTCATGGGCACACACCACTTACCCTAGCTGCTAGACAAGGACATACCAAGGTGGTTAATTGTTTGATTGGTTGTGGAGCAAATATTAATCATACTGATCAGGATGGCTGGACAGCATTAAGATCCGCTGCTTGGGGTGGTCATACTGAGGTCGTTTCTGCACTACTGTATGCTGGCGTCAAAGTGGATTGTGCAGATGCTGATAGCCGAACAGCTTTGAGAGCAGCAGCCTGGGGAGGACATGAGGATATTGTACTTAACTTGCTACAACATGGTGCTGAAGTCAACAAAGCTGATAATGAAGGTCGAACTGCTTTGATAGCAGCAGCCTACATGGGACATAGGGAGATTGTGGAACACCTACTGGACCATGGAGCAGAAGTGAATCACGAGGATGTCGATGGCAGGACTGCACTCTCTGTGGCTGCACTTTGTGTTCCTGCAAGTAAAGGACATGCATCGGTTGTTAGCCTTTTAATCGACCGAGGTGCTGaagtggatcattgtgataaagATGGTATGACTCCACTGCTGGTGGCTGCCTATGAAGGACACGTCGATGTGGTTGACTTGCTTCTAGAAGGGGGAGCAGATGTCGACCACACAGATAACAATGGTCGTACACCCCTGTTAGCAGCAGCTTCTATGGGTCATGCTTCAGTTGTAAACACACTTCTGTTTTGGGGTGCAGCTGTGGACAGCATTGATAGTGAAGGGAGGACAGTCCTCAGCATAGCTTCAGCCCAAGGAAATGTTGAAGTTGTACGTACTCTACTGGATAGGGGGTTAGATGAAAATCACAGGGATGATGCTGGATGGACACCTTTGCACATGGCAGCTTTTGAAGGTCACAGATTAATATGTGAAGCACTTATTGAACAAGGTGCTAGAACAAATGAAATCGATAATGATGGGCGGATACCTTTCATATTAGCTTCGCAAGAGGGTCATTATGACTGTGTTCAAGTATTATTGGAAAACAAATCCAACATTGATCACAGAGGTTATGATGGAAGAAATGCACTGCGGGTTGCTGCATTAGAAGGACACAGGGACATTGTTGAATTACTTTTTAGCCACGGAGCTGATGTGAACTACAAAGATGCTGATGGTAGGCCTACACTTTATATTTTGGCCTTAGAAAACCAACTTACAATGGctgaatattttttagaaaatggtGCAAATGTAGAAGCAAGTGATGCTGAAGGAAGGACAGCACTTCATGTTTCCTGCTGGCAAGGCCATTTGGAAATGGTGCAGGTTCTGATCACCTACCATGCTGACGTCAATGCTGCAGACAATGAAAAGCGCTCTGCTCTGCAGTCTGCAGCCTGGCAAGGCCATGTAAAAGTGGTCCAGCTTCTGATTGAGCATGGCGCCATGGTGGACCATACCTGTAATCAAGGTGCAACTGCGCTCTGCATTGCAGCCCAGGAAGGGCACATTGATGTTGTGCAGGTTTTATTAGAGCACGGTGCTGATCCAAACCATGCTGATCAATTTGGGCGCACTGCTATGCGTGTTGCAGCCAAAAATGGACATtctcaaataattaaattattagaaaaatatggTGCATCCAGTTTGAATGGCTGTTCTCCATCCCCTGTCCACACAATGGAGCAAAAGCCTCTACAGTCAGTGTCTTCAAAAATGCAGTCATTAACAATTAAATCAAATAGCTCTGGCAGTACTGGTGGAGGGGACATGCAGCCTTCGCTGCGCGGGTTACCGAATGGGCCAGCTCACGCATTCAGTTCTCCTTCAGAATCGCCAGACTCGACAGTTGATCGGCAGAAGTCGTCATTGTCAAATAATTCCCTGAAAAGCTCAAAAAATTCATCTTTGAGAACTACTTCATCTACAGCAACGGCTCAAACAGTGCCAATTGACAGCTTTCACAGCTTGTCATTTACAGAACAAATTCAGCAGCATTCGTTGCCGCGCAGTAGAAGTCGACAGTCAATTGTTTCCCCGTCTTCCACAACACAGTCCTTGGGACAGAGCCATCATTCACCGAGCAGTGAGTTTGAGTGGAGTCAAGTAAAGCCCAGTTTGAAGTCAACTAAAACAAATAAAGGGGGGAAATCAGAAAATGCCAACAAATCTGGGTCAGCtgggaaaaaaactaaacaaaataattCTTCACAGCCAAAGGTTCTAGAATATGAAATGACTCAGTTTGATAAAAGAGGACCTACAGCCAAATCTGGGACTAGTGCACCATCTAAACAGATGCCAGCAGAATCGCAGTGCAAAATTATACCTTCAGCTCAGCAAGAAATCGGTCGATCGCAACAGCAGTTTCTTATTCACCAACAAAGTGGGGAACAGAAGAAGAGAAACGGAATAATGACAAATCCAAATTATCATCTTCAGAGCAACCAGGTTTTTCTTGGTAGGGTTTCAGTCCCACGAACAGTACAGGATAGAGGGCATCAGGAAGTGCTGGAAGGATATCCTTCCTCGGAGACGGAATTAAGCCTTAAACAAGCCCTGAAGCTTCAGATTGAGGGTTCTGACCCAAGcttcaactataaaaaggaaacacCGTTATAA
- the ANKRD50 gene encoding ankyrin repeat domain-containing protein 50 isoform X1, with amino-acid sequence MTNPWEEKVCKMAQTSLLQGKQFYCREWVFHKLQHCLQEKTNCCNSAVNTPPLVVNSGNNASVVSGKGAAWGVLLVGGPGSGKTALCTELLWPSSPTSLQRGLHRQALAFHFCKAQDSDTLCVGGFIRGLVAQICRSGLLQGYEDKLRDPAVQSLLQPGECERNPAEAFKRCVLLPLLGMKPPQQSLYLLVDSVDEGCNVTEGEQTSTSLSGTVAELLAGHHEFFPPWLLLLCSARKQSKAVTKMFTGFRKISLDDLRKAYIVKDVQQYILHRLDQEEALRQHLTKETAEMLNQLHIKSSGCFLYLERVLDGVVENFIMLREIRDIPGTLNGLYLWLCQRLFVRKQFAKVQPILNVILAACRPLTITELYHAVWTKSMSLSLEDFQRKLDILSKLLVDGLGDTKILFHYSFAEWLLDVKHCTQKYLCNAAEGHRMLAMSYTCQAKNLTPLEAQEFALHLINSNLQLETAELALWMIWNGTPVRDSLSTLIPKEQEVLQLLVKAGAHVNSEDDRTSCIVRQALEREDSIRTLLDNGASVNQCDSNGRTLLANAAYSGNLDVVNLLVSRGADLEIEDAHGHTPLTLAARQGHTKVVNCLIGCGANINHTDQDGWTALRSAAWGGHTEVVSALLYAGVKVDCADADSRTALRAAAWGGHEDIVLNLLQHGAEVNKADNEGRTALIAAAYMGHREIVEHLLDHGAEVNHEDVDGRTALSVAALCVPASKGHASVVSLLIDRGAEVDHCDKDGMTPLLVAAYEGHVDVVDLLLEGGADVDHTDNNGRTPLLAAASMGHASVVNTLLFWGAAVDSIDSEGRTVLSIASAQGNVEVVRTLLDRGLDENHRDDAGWTPLHMAAFEGHRLICEALIEQGARTNEIDNDGRIPFILASQEGHYDCVQVLLENKSNIDHRGYDGRNALRVAALEGHRDIVELLFSHGADVNYKDADGRPTLYILALENQLTMAEYFLENGANVEASDAEGRTALHVSCWQGHLEMVQVLITYHADVNAADNEKRSALQSAAWQGHVKVVQLLIEHGAMVDHTCNQGATALCIAAQEGHIDVVQVLLEHGADPNHADQFGRTAMRVAAKNGHSQIIKLLEKYGASSLNGCSPSPVHTMEQKPLQSVSSKMQSLTIKSNSSGSTGGGDMQPSLRGLPNGPAHAFSSPSESPDSTVDRQKSSLSNNSLKSSKNSSLRTTSSTATAQTVPIDSFHSLSFTEQIQQHSLPRSRSRQSIVSPSSTTQSLGQSHHSPSSEFEWSQVKPSLKSTKTNKGGKSENANKSGSAGKKTKQNNSSQPKVLEYEMTQFDKRGPTAKSGTSAPSKQMPAESQCKIIPSAQQEIGRSQQQFLIHQQSGEQKKRNGIMTNPNYHLQSNQVFLGRVSVPRTVQDRGHQEVLEGYPSSETELSLKQALKLQIEGSDPSFNYKKETPL; translated from the exons ATGACTAATCCTTGGGAAGAGAAAGTCTGCAAAATGGCTCAAACGAGTTTACTGCAGGGGAAGCAGTTTTACTGTAGGGAGTGGGTTTTCCACAAGCTTCAGCATTGCCTCCAGGAGAAAACTAACTGCTGCAACAGTGCTGTCAACACACCACCCCTTGTAGTGAATTCTGGGAATAATGCTAGTGTTGTCTCTGGAAAAGGAGCTGCCTGGGGTGTGTTATTGGTAGGAGGGCCTGGCAGTGGCAAGACAGCCTTATGCACTGAGCTGTTGTGGCCAAGTTCACCTACAAGCTTGCAGAGAGGTTTACATCGCCAGGCTTTGGCCTTTCATTTCTGCAAAGCCCAGGACTCTGATACTTTGTGTGTTGGAGGGTTTATTAGAGGTCTGGTTGCCCAGATCTGCCGCAGTGGACTTCTCCAAGGATATGAGGACAAGCTAAGGGATCCAGCAGTTCAGAGCCTCCTACAGCCCGGGGAATGTGAGAGAAACCCAGCTGAAGCATTTAAAAG GTGTGTCCTGCTCCCTCTTTTGGGAATGAAGCCTCCCCAGCAAAGCCTCTATCTGCTTGTGGATTCTGTGGATGAAGGGTGTAATGTTACCGAAGGTGAACAGACGTCTACCAGCTTATCTGGGACTGTGGCAGAGCTTTTAGCTGGTCACCACGAGTTCTTTCCACCATGGCTATTACTTCTCTGTTCTGCCCGGAAACAGAGCAAAGCTGTTACTAAAATGTTTACCG GTTTTCGAAAAATAAGTTTAGATGACCTTCGGAAGGCATATATCGTTAAGGATGTTCAGCAGTACATTCTTCATCGCTTAGATCAAGAAGAAGCTTTGCGACAACACCTCACAAAAGAAACTGCAGAGATGTTAAATCAACTGCACATTAAGAGCAGCGGATGTTTTCTTTATCTAGAACGAGTTCTCGATGGAGTTGtagaaaattttattatgttaagaGAGATTCGTGACATCCCAGGAACTCTAAATGGTCTGTATCTCTGGCTGTGTCAGAGACTTTTTGTAAGAAAACAGTTTGCAAAGGTTCAGCCTATTTTGAATGTGATTCTTGCCGCCTGCCGACCTCTGACCATAACGGAATTATATCATGCAGTATGGACCAAAAGTATGTCATTAAGCTTGGAAGACTTTCAGCGCAAGTTAGATATCCTCTCCAAACTTCTTGTTGATGGACTAGGAGACACTAAAATACTGTTTCACTATAGTTTTGCAGAGTGGCTTCTGGACGTGAAACACTGCACTCAGAAGTATTTATGTAATGCAGCAGAAGGACACCGAATGTTGGCTATGAGTTATACCTGTCAAGCCAAGAATTTAACACCATTGGAAGCACAAGAATTTGCATTGCACTTAATTAATTCAAACTTACAGTTAGAGACAGCTGAGTTAGCTCTGTGGATGATATGGAATGGTACACCTGTCAGAGACTCCCTGTCTACACTAATACCCAAGGAGCAAGAAGTGCTACAGCTGTTGGTGAAAGCTGGTGCTCATGTCAACAGTGAAGATGATCGCACATCATGTATAGTCCGACAAGCCTTAGAAAGAGAGGATTCCATTCGGACATTATTAGATAATGGAGCATCAGTAAATCAGTGTGATTCAAATGGGAGAACATTACTGGCTAATGCTGCTTACAGTGGCAACCTTGATGTAGTGAATTTACTCGTCTCTAGGGGAGCAGATTTAGAGATAGAAGATGCTCATGGGCACACACCACTTACCCTAGCTGCTAGACAAGGACATACCAAGGTGGTTAATTGTTTGATTGGTTGTGGAGCAAATATTAATCATACTGATCAGGATGGCTGGACAGCATTAAGATCCGCTGCTTGGGGTGGTCATACTGAGGTCGTTTCTGCACTACTGTATGCTGGCGTCAAAGTGGATTGTGCAGATGCTGATAGCCGAACAGCTTTGAGAGCAGCAGCCTGGGGAGGACATGAGGATATTGTACTTAACTTGCTACAACATGGTGCTGAAGTCAACAAAGCTGATAATGAAGGTCGAACTGCTTTGATAGCAGCAGCCTACATGGGACATAGGGAGATTGTGGAACACCTACTGGACCATGGAGCAGAAGTGAATCACGAGGATGTCGATGGCAGGACTGCACTCTCTGTGGCTGCACTTTGTGTTCCTGCAAGTAAAGGACATGCATCGGTTGTTAGCCTTTTAATCGACCGAGGTGCTGaagtggatcattgtgataaagATGGTATGACTCCACTGCTGGTGGCTGCCTATGAAGGACACGTCGATGTGGTTGACTTGCTTCTAGAAGGGGGAGCAGATGTCGACCACACAGATAACAATGGTCGTACACCCCTGTTAGCAGCAGCTTCTATGGGTCATGCTTCAGTTGTAAACACACTTCTGTTTTGGGGTGCAGCTGTGGACAGCATTGATAGTGAAGGGAGGACAGTCCTCAGCATAGCTTCAGCCCAAGGAAATGTTGAAGTTGTACGTACTCTACTGGATAGGGGGTTAGATGAAAATCACAGGGATGATGCTGGATGGACACCTTTGCACATGGCAGCTTTTGAAGGTCACAGATTAATATGTGAAGCACTTATTGAACAAGGTGCTAGAACAAATGAAATCGATAATGATGGGCGGATACCTTTCATATTAGCTTCGCAAGAGGGTCATTATGACTGTGTTCAAGTATTATTGGAAAACAAATCCAACATTGATCACAGAGGTTATGATGGAAGAAATGCACTGCGGGTTGCTGCATTAGAAGGACACAGGGACATTGTTGAATTACTTTTTAGCCACGGAGCTGATGTGAACTACAAAGATGCTGATGGTAGGCCTACACTTTATATTTTGGCCTTAGAAAACCAACTTACAATGGctgaatattttttagaaaatggtGCAAATGTAGAAGCAAGTGATGCTGAAGGAAGGACAGCACTTCATGTTTCCTGCTGGCAAGGCCATTTGGAAATGGTGCAGGTTCTGATCACCTACCATGCTGACGTCAATGCTGCAGACAATGAAAAGCGCTCTGCTCTGCAGTCTGCAGCCTGGCAAGGCCATGTAAAAGTGGTCCAGCTTCTGATTGAGCATGGCGCCATGGTGGACCATACCTGTAATCAAGGTGCAACTGCGCTCTGCATTGCAGCCCAGGAAGGGCACATTGATGTTGTGCAGGTTTTATTAGAGCACGGTGCTGATCCAAACCATGCTGATCAATTTGGGCGCACTGCTATGCGTGTTGCAGCCAAAAATGGACATtctcaaataattaaattattagaaaaatatggTGCATCCAGTTTGAATGGCTGTTCTCCATCCCCTGTCCACACAATGGAGCAAAAGCCTCTACAGTCAGTGTCTTCAAAAATGCAGTCATTAACAATTAAATCAAATAGCTCTGGCAGTACTGGTGGAGGGGACATGCAGCCTTCGCTGCGCGGGTTACCGAATGGGCCAGCTCACGCATTCAGTTCTCCTTCAGAATCGCCAGACTCGACAGTTGATCGGCAGAAGTCGTCATTGTCAAATAATTCCCTGAAAAGCTCAAAAAATTCATCTTTGAGAACTACTTCATCTACAGCAACGGCTCAAACAGTGCCAATTGACAGCTTTCACAGCTTGTCATTTACAGAACAAATTCAGCAGCATTCGTTGCCGCGCAGTAGAAGTCGACAGTCAATTGTTTCCCCGTCTTCCACAACACAGTCCTTGGGACAGAGCCATCATTCACCGAGCAGTGAGTTTGAGTGGAGTCAAGTAAAGCCCAGTTTGAAGTCAACTAAAACAAATAAAGGGGGGAAATCAGAAAATGCCAACAAATCTGGGTCAGCtgggaaaaaaactaaacaaaataattCTTCACAGCCAAAGGTTCTAGAATATGAAATGACTCAGTTTGATAAAAGAGGACCTACAGCCAAATCTGGGACTAGTGCACCATCTAAACAGATGCCAGCAGAATCGCAGTGCAAAATTATACCTTCAGCTCAGCAAGAAATCGGTCGATCGCAACAGCAGTTTCTTATTCACCAACAAAGTGGGGAACAGAAGAAGAGAAACGGAATAATGACAAATCCAAATTATCATCTTCAGAGCAACCAGGTTTTTCTTGGTAGGGTTTCAGTCCCACGAACAGTACAGGATAGAGGGCATCAGGAAGTGCTGGAAGGATATCCTTCCTCGGAGACGGAATTAAGCCTTAAACAAGCCCTGAAGCTTCAGATTGAGGGTTCTGACCCAAGcttcaactataaaaaggaaacacCGTTATAA